TCAATTATTTTGTGCTCTTATACTTCCATATGAACTCCCTGTTTGTAGGGATAAGTGGCATGCTTATTACTGTTTCTTGGTTTCTTTTTCCTTTGTATCTTGTGTGATGTATAACCTGTACCTGCTTGATTTGCACCTGGTAAGTACATGTTGGTCAGTTTACGAAATGACATACCAATACTGATACGGCTTTCTTATCCATGTCATTCTTGTAGGTGGTTCACTATTTCTGTTTGACCGGAAAATATTGAGATACTTCAGAAAGGATGGACACATCTGGAGAAAGAAGAAGGATGGGAAGACAGTTAAGGAAGCTCATGAAAAGCTGAAAGTATGTACAAGCTCTTCCACAGAGGACTTCCTTTTCTATGTATAATTTGAAAACACCAGACAAATGAATAAATGATGGATACTGTTGTTGACTTCTTCATGAATCACTTTAAGTCGACAAATCCTATAGTATCACTGTTCTCTAAACATCTATAGTTGTTCTATACTGCTCTACAGGCTGTCCTATACAAACTTTACCCATCCCTATTCATGGGAGATGCCGTTTTCAGTCTCCAAGCTACAGCTTAAAGAAACATCAGAATGTGTCCGTAAAGTTATTGGAAAATACATACATTTTGAACTATTAATGTCATTGCTCAGAAACTCGGAAGTTTGAAAAGTTTTAAAATGTTTTCCTTGATGACATCTTTATGTAACTAAAAGAAGtaatcatctactccctccgtcccataatataggatcGTTTGCAAGCTAAAACAGCTTCAAAATGagcttatattatgggacagagggagtaacttTCTGTATCTCTTGTCTTGAAGCTTTGATAGCCCGCATTTTTTCTACACTTAAGCTTTCTATTGATGAAGAAAATTATGTGGTGTGGCCCAAATAGTTGCAATAATTTTATTGTAGCCCTCCGTTGTTCTTTTCTTGTGGCCTTATTACTACAACAGTGAAACTGAAGCTTATCCTTTTAGGTTGGCAGTGTTGATGTACTTCATTGCTATTATGCCCATGGGGAAGAGAATGAGAACTTCCAGAGGCGGACCTATTGGTTGTTAGAAGAGTAAGTGCTGAATAATGCAATGATTTCTTTGAGTATAATGTAAATCAGTTTCCAAAGCCAATTTGGATAGTCTAATGATATCTGAAATGATATCACAACAGAAGCATGACAGCATGCCATGATGATAATCATCTCCTATTTTTTTCCCCAGGGGTTTCATGAATATTGTTCTTGTGCACTATCTTGAAATCAAGGTACGTGTAGTTTCATGTGTGATGAACTTTTTGACTTAATTTTGTAAGTTTGTGACCGTATCAACTGAAAACTTCGCATGCATATTAGTACCAACTTTGCTNNNNNNNNNNNNNNNNNNNNNNNNNNNNNNNNNNNNNNNNNNNNNNNNNNNNNNNNNNNNNNNNNNNNNNNNNNNNNNNNNNNNNNNNNNNNNNNNNNNNNNNNNNNNNNNNNNNNNNNNNNNNNNNNNNNNNNNNNNNNNNNNNNNNNNNNNNNNNNNNNNNNNNNNNNNNNNNNNNNNNNNNNNNNNNNNNNNNNNNNNNNNNNNNNNNNNNNNNNNNNNNNNNNNNNNNNNNNNNNNNNNNNNNNNNNNNNNNNNNNNNNNNNNNNNNNNNNNNNNNNNNNNNNNNNNNNNACACACACACACACTGTGACTATCATAGTGCAAATTATAACTTCACTCCATTAATATGTTCTGCATGCACATGagcgtgtgtgtgtggagggggggagggggttgaGAATAATGTACTCTCTCCTGTTGTCTCTTAAGTTTCATGCACCAACCAGTAGAACCGAAAGTCTGAACGGATGGAGAAGGTTGGGCAATCAACATATGCTTCAAGACCCCTCTCACGTGTGGCATGATTGCATGATTAAGCCTAGACATGGACAGAAAGAGGCAAACAATTCTTTCATTTAAATTGCGAAAGCTTAGACTTTAACCTCTGACACCATATTAAGTTTCCTGCACCAACCAGTAGAAcgaaaagtccgaactgatggagaaGTTTGGGcaatccacatatgcttcaacagTCTCTTTGATTTACCACTTCATTTATGAATATTGCTTTCCCTTATCTGATGTTGTAAGTAAAAATGGTTTCAGGGTGGCAAACAAAGTTTCAGTCGTTCGAAAGAGGCTGAAGATAGTCCTGCTTGTTCAAACTCTTTTGCTAGTCAGAGCCAGGTAGCCTCCCAAACTATGGATGCTGAAAGCCCATATAGTGGACAGATTTCGGAATATGAAGATGCTGAAACAGGTCTTGCTGTTTCTCTATCTTCATTCGGCATCATCTGCACTCAGTATATATTAGGTGATGCATATTCAATAACGTAATTTCTTACAGTGTATCTAAAGCAAAATTCGGTGCCACAGATAATTCTCGAGCAAGCTCCAGATACCACCCTTTCGTTGAGATGCAGCAGCCTGTGGATGGAGTCATGATGGATAATCGGTTGGGTGCTCCAGCTCCAAGTACTTCCGTAAATAATCTAGGCAAGATTATGTTCTACCTTCCGACTCCTGATCTATTCCTCTAAATATTGACTTCTGGCTCAGATTTCGTTTTATAAACATTGCAGGTTATCAGGATGAAAATCAGGCTAGAACAGCTAACATAAGCAATAATTTTGTTACTCACCATGGCATAGCTAGTGTGTTCAATGATGTTGGAGCTGGATTGAGGAGTGGTTCCAAAACTGCACTCGATTCAGTGCACTTTGGTGAGCCCTTTCCAGAATATCCAACTGGATTCACGGAGCCAACACTCTATTCTTCTGTTACCACCATGGGGTCGAACAATCTGGATGATAACTCTCGCTTGGAAACATTGATGACTGAGGCACTGTACACCAACAACCTTACTCAAAAGGAAACGGATGCGCTGAGTGCTGCAGGCATGACGTCCTCGCAGGTGCTTTGCAGTTTTTTTCCGTTAATTTTCTTGTTGTGTCATGAGATGTTTGTTTCCGTGTGGCAATCATGCAACTTCTCTACACTTGCTCTCCTTTGTGCCTACTGTTTCCCAGATATGTTACTTATTTCACAATAAACTAAAACATTTCCCCAAATTTGCAGGTGCATAATGATAGCTATACAGATGGAAGCATGGGCTATCCGCTATTAAAGCAGTCATCATTGGACCTCTTCAAGATTGAGCCCAATGGGTTGAAGAAATTTGACAGCTTCTCGAAATGGATGAGTGATGAACTTGCAGCTGATCTGGATATCAAATCCACTTCTGATGCTTTCTGGAGCAGTACTGAAACTGTAAATGTTGCTGATGGCTCTAGTATGAGTATACCTATGAACGAGCAGCTAGATGCATATGTGGTCAGCCCCTCGCTTTCCCAAGATCAGCTCTTCAGCATTATTGACGTTTCCCCAAGCTGGGCGTACACTGGCTCTCAAAATAAGGTTTGCAGTCTTTTTTTATTCCATTCTGCTTTTATTTTGGTAATAGGCACGATATGAACACACTGGTATGCTCTATGTTAAGCATTCTGTTGTGGACTTCTAAAAGTTATAATGATTACCATTAATCATCTTTATTCCGCTTGTCACCCCAATGCAGGTCTTAATTACCTACTAGTATGCTCTATGTTGATCGTTATGTTGACTTCTAAATGTTATAATGATTACCATTAATCATCTTTATTCTGCTTGTCACCCCAATGCAGGTCTTAATTACTGGTACATTCTTGACAAATAAAGAACATGTCGAAAATTGTAAGTGGTCATGTATGTTCGGGGATGTTGAAGTACCGGTTGAAGTTTTAGCAGATGGCTCCCTGCGCTGCTATACACCAGTACATCAATCTGGACGAGTTCCATTTTATGTGACATGCTCTAATAGGGTAGCTTGTAGTGAAGTAAGAGAATTCGAGTTTCATGATTCCGAGACCCAGCATATGGAGGCAGCAGATCCCCATATTACTGGTATCAATGAAATGCATTTACATATCCGTCTTGAGAAGTTGCTTTCCCTGGGACCAGATGACTATGAGAAGTATGTTATGAGTGGTGGAAATGAGAAGTCCGAGTTAATCAGCACTATTGGTTCCCTGATGCTTGATGATAAATTTACAAACCTGTCAGCACCATCGGATGAAGAATTTTCTGCTGCACAGGACAAGAATCTTGAGAAATCGGTCAAAGATAAGCTATATTATTGGCTTATCCATAAGATACATGATGATGGGAAAGGTCCCAATGTGTTAGGCAAGGAAGGGCAAGGCGTGATCCATTTAGTAGCTGCACTTGGCTATGATTGGGCTATAAGACCAATTATTGCTGCAGGCGTACATGTGAACTTTAGGGATGTGCGTGGATGGACTGCGCTTCACTGGGCAGCGTCATGTGGAAGGTAATGGATTAATGTTTGTACCTGTCAGTATTTCATGTTTACTCATCTATGTTGAACTTACAGTGTCTATTATTTAGAGAGCGGACAGTTGGTGCCCTGATAACAAATGGAGCTGCAGCTGGTGCATTAACAGACCCAACTCCTCATTTCTTATCTGGAAGAACACCTGCTGATTTAGCATCAGACAATGGACACAAAGGCATTGCGGGTTTCCTTGCAGAGTCTGCCTTGACAAGTCATCTTTCAGCACTTACATTGAAAGAAGCAAAGGGTTGcaatgtggaagaaatttgtggatcaGCTGAAGCCGATGGCTTTGCAGAACCAAGTTCTGCTCAGCTTTCTCGCCAAGATTCTCAGGCAGAGTCATTAAAAGATTCACTTAGTGCTGTTCGTAAATCAACTCTAGCTGCATCCAAAATATTTCAAGCTTTTAGGGTAGAGTCATTCCACAGAAAGAAGGTGGTTGAATATGGAGATGATGATTGCGGATTATCTGATGAGCGCACTCTTTCACTTGTTTCTCTTAAAAATACCAAATCTGGACAGAATGATATGCCGCATTCTGCTGCAGTTCGTATCCAAAACAAGTTTAGAGGATGGAAAGGGAGAAAGGAGTTTATGATTATTCGACAGAAAATCATCAA
This region of Triticum aestivum cultivar Chinese Spring chromosome 2D, IWGSC CS RefSeq v2.1, whole genome shotgun sequence genomic DNA includes:
- the LOC123052033 gene encoding calmodulin-binding transcription activator 2 isoform X2, coding for MQQPVDGVMMDNRLGAPAPSTSVNNLGYQDENQARTANISNNFVTHHGIASVFNDVGAGLRSGSKTALDSVHFGEPFPEYPTGFTEPTLYSSVTTMGSNNLDDNSRLETLMTEALYTNNLTQKETDALSAAGMTSSQVHNDSYTDGSMGYPLLKQSSLDLFKIEPNGLKKFDSFSKWMSDELAADLDIKSTSDAFWSSTETVNVADGSSMSIPMNEQLDAYVVSPSLSQDQLFSIIDVSPSWAYTGSQNKVLITGTFLTNKEHVENCKWSCMFGDVEVPVEVLADGSLRCYTPVHQSGRVPFYVTCSNRVACSEVREFEFHDSETQHMEAADPHITGINEMHLHIRLEKLLSLGPDDYEKYVMSGGNEKSELISTIGSLMLDDKFTNLSAPSDEEFSAAQDKNLEKSVKDKLYYWLIHKIHDDGKGPNVLGKEGQGVIHLVAALGYDWAIRPIIAAGVHVNFRDVRGWTALHWAASCGRERTVGALITNGAAAGALTDPTPHFLSGRTPADLASDNGHKGIAGFLAESALTSHLSALTLKEAKGCNVEEICGSAEADGFAEPSSAQLSRQDSQAESLKDSLSAVRKSTLAASKIFQAFRVESFHRKKVVEYGDDDCGLSDERTLSLVSLKNTKSGQNDMPHSAAVRIQNKFRGWKGRKEFMIIRQKIIKIQAHIRGHQVRRNYKKVIWSVGIVEKVILRWRRKGRGLRGFQPDKQLEGPSSQIQPAEGGSAEAEDEYDFLKDGRKQAEGRLQRSLARVKSMTQYPEAREQYSRLQACVTELQESKAIQDKMLSDAAGGDGGDFMVDLEDLCADELLDTPMSTIL
- the LOC123052033 gene encoding calmodulin-binding transcription activator 2 isoform X1: MAEMHKYGLSNQPPDIPQILQEAQNRWLRPTEICQILSNYKKFSIAPEPPNRPPSGSLFLFDRKILRYFRKDGHIWRKKKDGKTVKEAHEKLKVGSVDVLHCYYAHGEENENFQRRTYWLLEEGFMNIVLVHYLEIKGGKQSFSRSKEAEDSPACSNSFASQSQVASQTMDAESPYSGQISEYEDAETDNSRASSRYHPFVEMQQPVDGVMMDNRLGAPAPSTSVNNLGYQDENQARTANISNNFVTHHGIASVFNDVGAGLRSGSKTALDSVHFGEPFPEYPTGFTEPTLYSSVTTMGSNNLDDNSRLETLMTEALYTNNLTQKETDALSAAGMTSSQVHNDSYTDGSMGYPLLKQSSLDLFKIEPNGLKKFDSFSKWMSDELAADLDIKSTSDAFWSSTETVNVADGSSMSIPMNEQLDAYVVSPSLSQDQLFSIIDVSPSWAYTGSQNKVLITGTFLTNKEHVENCKWSCMFGDVEVPVEVLADGSLRCYTPVHQSGRVPFYVTCSNRVACSEVREFEFHDSETQHMEAADPHITGINEMHLHIRLEKLLSLGPDDYEKYVMSGGNEKSELISTIGSLMLDDKFTNLSAPSDEEFSAAQDKNLEKSVKDKLYYWLIHKIHDDGKGPNVLGKEGQGVIHLVAALGYDWAIRPIIAAGVHVNFRDVRGWTALHWAASCGRERTVGALITNGAAAGALTDPTPHFLSGRTPADLASDNGHKGIAGFLAESALTSHLSALTLKEAKGCNVEEICGSAEADGFAEPSSAQLSRQDSQAESLKDSLSAVRKSTLAASKIFQAFRVESFHRKKVVEYGDDDCGLSDERTLSLVSLKNTKSGQNDMPHSAAVRIQNKFRGWKGRKEFMIIRQKIIKIQAHIRGHQVRRNYKKVIWSVGIVEKVILRWRRKGRGLRGFQPDKQLEGPSSQIQPAEGGSAEAEDEYDFLKDGRKQAEGRLQRSLARVKSMTQYPEAREQYSRLQACVTELQESKAIQDKMLSDAAGGDGGDFMVDLEDLCADELLDTPMSTIL